Proteins encoded in a region of the Polyodon spathula isolate WHYD16114869_AA chromosome 9, ASM1765450v1, whole genome shotgun sequence genome:
- the LOC121320933 gene encoding BTB/POZ domain-containing protein KCTD12-like: MALADSSRGLSNGGNADSPFPEIIELNVGGQVYLTRHKTLIAVTDSLLWQMFNQKTPKELSRDSKGRYFLDRDGFLFRYILDYLRDLNLVLPDYFPEKCRLKREADFFQLQDLSKRLSPNVSKENSISEEISQSDPEEVGFLSGAGGSTASLDPTRFVSTMTSAHARSPSLESRKSGYITIGYRGSYTIGRDAQADAKFRRVARITVCGKTSLAKEVFGDTLNESRDPDRPPERYTSRYYLKFNFLEQAFEKLSEAGFRMVACSSTGTCAYASSDPSEDKIWTSYTEYVFCRD, translated from the coding sequence ATGGCTCTGGCAGACTCTTCGCGTGGTTTATCAAACGGTGGCAATGCAGACTCGCCTTTTCCTGAAATTATAGAGCTCAATGTTGGGGGACAGGTATATCTGACTCGACATAAAACTTTGATCGCCGTAACCGACTCTCTGCTGTGGCAGATGTTCAATCAGAAAACCCCCAAGGAACTGTCGAGAGACAGCAAAGGACGCTACTTTCTGGACCGTGATGGCTTTTTATTCCGTTATATTTTGGACTACCTGAGAGATCTCAACCTGGTGCTGCCTGATTACTTTCCAGAGAAGTGCAGGCTGAAAAGGGAGGCAGACTTTTTTCAACTGCAAGACCTGTCCAAGAGGCTCAGCCCTAACGTAAGCAAAGAGAATTCCATCAGCGAAGAGATCAGTCAAAGTGACCCAGAAGAGGTCGGTTTTCTTAGTGGAGCTGGGGGCTCGACCGCAAGCTTGGATCCAACGCGCTTTGTGTCAACTATGACCAGTGCCCATGCACGTTCCCCGTCACTCGAGTCCAGGAAATCGGGCTACATTACTATAGGATACAGAGGGTCCTACACCATTGGGAGAGATGCTCAGGCTGACGCGAAGTTCAGGAGGGTGGCCAGGATCACAGTGTGTGGGAAGACCTCTTTGGCCAAAGAGGTGTTTGGTGATACCTTGAACGAGAGCAGAGACCCCGACCGACCCCCGGAGAGATACACCTCCAGATACTACCTGAAATTCAATTTCCTGGAGCAGGCTTTTGAAAAGCTGTCTGAAGCTGGTTTCCGTATGGTGGCTTGCAGCTCCACGGGCACGTGCGCTTATGCCAGCAGTGACCCCAGCGAGGACAAGATCTGGACCAGCTACACAGAGTATGTTTTCTGCAGGGACTGA